A genomic stretch from Diachasmimorpha longicaudata isolate KC_UGA_2023 chromosome 2, iyDiaLong2, whole genome shotgun sequence includes:
- the LOC135172961 gene encoding isoleucine--tRNA ligase, mitochondrial → MSTLSKTPAKVLLIRLASFNRVSLRYCAKVAKVNNNKYTNTVLLPQTKFPLRLNGAHRLAMDNYLLEKCGFSELYSWQRSNLAPPDFTLHDGPPYANGDVHMGHAVNKILKDITLRSRVIRGQRVHYVPGWDCHGLPIELKVLSTTKTNKPLTPKEIRSLARTYAQKELERQKKAFISWGVMADWASGCYFTHDKTYINNQLHQFLNLYSKNLIFRDFKPVYWSPSSKTALAESELEYNDNHKSRCATVRLLLTKLPPVLEQFSNKAIYALTWTTTPWTLLANQALSYSGDIPYCLSSDTEGTLYITSETLLPSISEKVGPLKKVLTLSGEDLKLSEYSHPIWKQSLPFLESPHVTDKMGTGIVHTAPAHGNEDFLVCLSHNIPVKSLVDEEGKFTEDAGEFQGLDVLDTGISAVLNHLGDDVLHTEEIIHSYPYDWRTKKPVITRASYQWFINTEVLKEKALESVNTTKFFPRMNESGFMNYLRQQISKRPFWCISRQRSWGTPIPVFYDKRTREVLVNEDIVERICQVFQEHGDDSWWTFSVEQLLGKSILKKYKLNPEELEKGQDIMDIWLDSGISWSSVLPEKFADLYLEGMDQFNGWFHSSLISSIAIQGKAPFASIFVHGFTVDKSGQKMSKSLGNVISPEEIIKGKKSEKNALGIDVLRWWVASHGVQHTQIPITEGIFKESADNVQKIRAVLRFLLGALHEEDSDAGEIKTEYLLLDRFMLHRLYHFNKEVQAFYDNFEYHHVAKAVLNFVSNDVSAVYCSLVKDRLYCESGNSPVRIAAVDVVDDILTVVTRAVAPILPFLAEEVWLHHPENLTSVPLYRSTPCDPPGEWNDAELERIVNVALDVKRLVNKMVSGNTLEMVGNVSVGKEDFAKLSKLQNERTSTTSELSCILQLSSVTLIEDPACTSPKIDVKPIEYALCKRCRKYPEFSEGELCIRCRTIVDVHFSM, encoded by the exons ATGTCAACACTCTCAAAAACCCCCGCAAAAGTTTTGCTCATCCGTTTGGCATCGTTTAATAGAGTGTCATTAAGGTACTGTGCCAAAGTTGCCAAAGTTAACAACAACAAATACACGAATACGGTGTTATTACCACAAACAAAATTTCCTTTGAGATTGAATGGAGCACATAGGCTGGCAATGGATAATTATTTGTTGGAA AAATGCGGATTTTCCGAGCTGTACAGCTGGCAAAGATCGAACCTTGCGCCTCCGGACTTTACCCTTCACGACGGTCCCCCCTACGCCAACGGGGACGTGCACATGGGTCACGCCGTAAACAAAATTCTTAAAGATATCACCCTGCGGAGCCGGGTAATCCGGGGCCAACGAGTCCATTATGTTCCAGGCTGGGACTGCCATGGTCTTCCCATAGAACTCAAAGTCCTCTCTACCACAAAAACCAATAAACCACTCACACCCAAAGAAATCAGATCTCTGGCCCGGACTTATGCGCAAAAAGAGCTTGAAAGGCAAAAGAAAGCCTTTATCTCCTGGGGAGTAATGGCTGACTGGGCCTCTGGCTGCTACTTTACCCACGACAAAACGTACATAAACAACCAACTGCACCAATTCCTGAACCTCTACTCAAAGAACCTGATCTTCAGGGATTTTAAACCAGTCTACTGGTCCCCTTCCTCGAAAACAGCATTAGCAGAATCGGAGTTGGAGTACAACGACAACCATAAGAGTAGATGTGCGACTGTCCGTCTATTACTCACCAAACTGCCTCCAGTTCTCGAGCAGTTCTCAAATAAAGCGATCTATGCTTTGACTTGGACGACGACCCCCTGGACATTGCTTGCTAACCAAGCCCTGAGTTACTCCGGAGACATTCCTTACTGTTTGTCATCAGACACTGAAGGAACCCTCTACATAACGTCTGAGACGCTTCTTCCCTCGATCTCGGAAAAGGTCGGACCGCTTAAGAAGGTTCTAACCCTCTCCGGAGAGGACTTAAAACTCTCGGAGTACTCCCACCCAATCTGGAAGCAGTCTCTCCCCTTTCTCGAGTCCCCTCACGTGACGGATAAAATGGGaacaggaattgtccacacaGCCCCTGCCCACGGCAATGAGGACTTCCTGGTGTGTCTGTCCCACAATATTCCGGTCAAATCATTAGTCGATGAAGAAGGGAAGTTCACCGAAGACGCTGGAGAGTTTCAGGGATTGGATGTGCTGGATACGGGCATCTCAGCTGTGTTAAATCATCTGGGAGACGATGTCCTTCATACAGAGGAGATTATTCACAGTTATCCTTACGATTGGAGGACTAAGAAACCCGTAATCACCAGGGCCAGTTACCAGTGGTTCATCAATACTGAAGTTCTGAAAGAGAAAGCTCTCGAATCTGTCAATACCACCAAATTCTTTCCAAGAATGAACGAGAGTGGCTTCATGAATTATTTGCGTCAGCAGATCTCAAAGAGACCGTTCTGGTGCATCTCCAGACAGAGATCCTGGGGAACTCCCATTCCAGTGTTTTATGATAAAAGAACGAGGGAGGTACTTGTCAACGAAGACATAGTGGAGAGAATTTGTCAGGTATTCCAAGAGCATGGGGACGACTCATGGTGGACGTTTTCTGTTGAACAACTCCTTGGAAAGTCCATCTTGAAGAAATACAAACTAAACCCAGAGGAGTTGGAGAAAGGTCAGGACATCATGGACATCTGGCTGGATTCTGGTATCTCTTGGTCTTCAGTATTACCTGAGAAATTTGCTGACCTCTATCTCGAGGGAATGGATCAGTTCAACGGCTGGTTCCATTCGTCTCTGATCAGTTCTATCGCGATACAGGGGAAGGCACCTTTCGCATCAATCTTCGTTCACGGGTTTACGGTGGACAAGAGTGGACAGAAGATGTCAAAGTCATTGGGAAACGTTATCAGCCCTGAGGAGATCATCAAGGGGAAGAAGAGTGAGAAGAATGCCTTGGGAATTGATGTCCTGAGGTGGTGGGTGGCAAGCCATGGGGTGCAGCACACCCAGATACCCATTACCGAGGGGATCTTCAAGGAGAGCGCTGATAATGTCCAGAAGATCAGAGCTGTTCTGAGATTTTTACTCGGAGCACTTCATGAAGAGGATTCGGATGCAGGGGAGATCAAGACTGAGTATCTGCTGTTGGATAGGTTCATGCTGCACAGGCTCTATCACTTCAATAAAGAGGTGCAGGCTTTCTACGATAACTTCGAATATCATCACGTTGCCAAAGCTGTTCTCAACTTCGTTAGCAACGACGTCTCTGCGGTGTATTGTTCCCTGGTGAAAGACAGGCTGTACTGTGAAAGCGGCAACAGTCCTGTGAGAATAGCTGCTGTGGATGTTGTCGATGATATTCTGACAGTTGTCACTAGAGCGGTAGCTCCTATTCTCCCTTTTCTGGCGGAGGAGGTGTGGCTGCATCATCCTGAAAATTTGACGTCTGTGCCATTGTACAGATCGACACCCTGTGATCCTCCGGGGGAGTGGAATGATGCGGAGCTGGAGAGGATTGTAAATGTGGCGTTGGATGTTAAGAGATTGGTCAATAAGATGGTTAGCGGAAATACTCTGGAGATGGTGGGGAACGTTTCAGTTGGTAAAGAGGACTTCGCAAAGCTCTCG AAACTTCAGAATGAAAGAACATCAACAACCTCTGAATTGTCGTGTATTCTGCAGCTATCGTCAGTGACTCTCATTGAAGATCCTGCATGCACATCACCGAAAATTGATGTTAAACCAATTGAATATGCATTATGCAAACGATGCAGAAAATATCCAGAATTCAGTGAAGGCGAACTGTGTATACGGTGTAGAACTATTGTGGATGTTCATTTCAGTATGTGA
- the LOC135172967 gene encoding beta-1,3-galactosyltransferase 5-like, whose product MDYFSRSSCRPTPAIFILCLTILNLVAFSRMTIRCMRNRQNSPSRRINIFNKIVHSNSVEPMELTSTPKFPDPKSSSATLIERPSSYKALKFNKDAIGATYPGGHSMTIQEKCPNGGEGIDLVIIITSSPSSVKTRTAIRQTWGSFGGRADVRVLFILGETKDTGLETLLQREEKLYGDIIRGKFYDSYLNLTLKTISTLEWFDRYCSGGKFLLKTDDDMFINVPRLISFIEKHKTDRNVIFGLKLTERKPIRDKNSKWYVSWEEYKPTVYPDYVIGAAYLLSNDIIHELYETALHQSLLNMEDVFITGVVAGQLGIERVHADEFWNQAIEYTTCNIQQYISIHAVSPVDQFNLWQKLFDDTSKC is encoded by the exons atggaTTACTTTTCGAGATCCTCCTGCCGACCTACTCCGGCTATCTTCATACTCTGCCTCACTATTCTCAATCTCGTGGCATTTTCGCGGATGACCATTAGATGTATGCGTAACA GACAAAATTCTCCCAGCCGAAGGATCAATATATTtaacaaaattgttcattccaATTCAGTAGAACCAATGGAATTAACATCTACaccaaaatttccggaccctaAGTCATCATCAGCTACTTTAATCGAACGCCCATCAAGTTACAAAGCTCTCAAATTCAATAAGGATGCGATAGGTGCCACGTACCCGGGTGGACACAGTATGACCATCCAAGAGAAGTGCCCAAACGGTGGTGAAGGCATCGATCTAGTGATTATAATTACATCGAGCCCATCGAGCGTGAAAACCAGAACTGCAATACGACAAACGTGGGGATCTTTCGGAGGACGTGCAGATGTGCGTGTGTTATTTATTCTTGGTGAAACTAAAGACACAGGTTTAGAAACACTACTTCAgagggaggaaaaattatACGGTGATATTATAAGGGGTAAATTCTACGACTCATATTTGAATTTAACACTCAAGACAATTTCAACATTAGAGTGGTTCGACAGATACTGTTCAGGGGGAAAATTTCTGCTGAAAACTGATGACGATATGTTTATCAACGTACCACGTCTTATATCGTTTATCGAAAAGCACAAGACAGACCGGAATGTTATATTCGGTTTAAAACTAACTGAGCGGAAGCCGATCAGAGATAAGAACTCCAAATGGTATGTCTCTTGGGAAGAATATAAACCAACGGTCTATCCTGACTATGTGATTGGAGCAGCTTATCTCTTGTCAAACGACATTATCCATGAGCTATACGAGACTGCGTTGCATCAATCTCTTCTCAATATGGAGGATGTCTTCATTACGGGTGTTGTTGCGGGACAACTTGGAATTGAACGAGTCCATGCTGATGAATTTTGGAACCAGGCCATTGAGTACACAACTTGTAATATACAACAATACATCAGTATCCACGCGGTCAGCCCTGTCGACCAATTTAATCTCTGGCAAAAACTGTTCGATGATACGAGCAAGTGCTAA